A stretch of Anoplopoma fimbria isolate UVic2021 breed Golden Eagle Sablefish chromosome 4, Afim_UVic_2022, whole genome shotgun sequence DNA encodes these proteins:
- the nkx3-2 gene encoding homeobox protein Nkx-3.2, with protein MAVRGNSLMPFSIQAILNKKDDSRQLPDLDMCFSKTACWKIFGEMNGGSRRDDGGEAGEPTDQKGYDSDSGLSDDNDSKTPAACKSEKDGDPASEGPEESLQEETDHESAAAENAKSDSEPNNATDSSTLDEKSLDQPKQRKKRSRAAFSHAQVFELERRFNHQRYLSGPERADLAASLKLTETQVKIWFQNRRYKTKRRQMAADLMASTPAAKKVAVKVLVRDDQRQYSPGEILRPPLLSLQPSYYYPYAYCLPAWTLSACAGNQ; from the exons ATGGCCGTTCGTGGCAACTCGCTGATGCCTTTCTCGATCCAAGCCATCCTCAACAAGAAGGACGACAGCAGACAGTTGCCAGATTTGGACATGTGCTTCTCCAAGACGGCGTGCTGGAAGATATTTGGGGAGATGAACGGCGGGTCTCGGAgagatgatggaggagaggctggagagCCGACGGACCAGAAGGGCTACGACTCCGACTCGGGACTCAGCGACGACAACGACAGCAAGACTCCGGCCGCCTGCAAGTCGGAGAAAGACGGAGACCCTGCGTCGGAGGGACCGGAGGAgagtctgcaggaggagacggATCACGAGTCTGCAGCTGCGGAGAATGCAAAGAGTGACAGTGAGCCCAATAATGCTACGG ACTCCAGCACCCTGGATGAGAAGAGTCTGGACCAGCCCAAGCAGAGGAAGAAGCGCTCCAGGGCCGCCTTCTCTCACGCGCAGGTCTTCGAGCTGGAGCGTCGCTTCAACCACCAGCGGTACCTGTCCGGGCCGGAGCGGGCCGACCTCGCGGCCTCCCTGAAGCTCACAGAGACCCAGGTCAAgatctggttccagaaccggcGGTACAAGACGAAACGCCGCCAGATGGCCGCCGACCTGATGGCGTCGACCCCGGCGGCCAAGAAGGTGGCGGTGAAGGTGCTGGTGCGGGACGACCAGAGACAGTACAGCCCGGGGGAGATCCTGCGGCCCCCGCTGCTGTCCCTGCAGCCGTCCTACTATTACCCCTACGCCTACTGCCTCCCCGCGTGGACACTCTCTGCGTGTGCGGGGAACCAGTGA